A window of the Lagopus muta isolate bLagMut1 chromosome 1, bLagMut1 primary, whole genome shotgun sequence genome harbors these coding sequences:
- the LOC125684047 gene encoding basic salivary proline-rich protein 1-like isoform X1 produces MGGPKLSSAIPKGCSRIRCVELGPWAAPHKSSTALFPSLHPQKSKPQRDVVPPRSPRGQPQGHWASKVPLKAPYHTVGSLLKALRAQGLQGPPMGVPRVPKVPRKGTTRSLERCHIPSISKGHHGAQPSSPKSPQSHHIPKVPRASKVPQWAPPRSPRSPRRHWDPKVSWGDPTSPTFPRTPRSPAQLSKVPQKPPYPQDPPKAPRPQGPHCPIMVSPRRHWDPKVPWGDPIIPERHHSPSQLSKVPQKQPHPHGVPRVPHWGSQGLQKGTGTPRSPRETPHPQGPQGFQGFPVGVPRVSKKALGPQGPLGRRHIPNIPKGHHGPQPSSPKSPQSHHIPMGCPGSPGSPTGVPRVSKKALGPQGPLGRHHIPSIPRQTPCSLPALQSPPKATTSPRSPGPPRFPSGSPQGPQKGTGTPRSPGETP; encoded by the exons ATGGGTGGCCCcaagctcagctctgccatCCCAAAAGGCTGCTCCCGAATCCGCTGTGTTGAgctggggccatgggcagcaccccataaaagcagcactgctcttttccCAAGCTTGCACCCCCAAAAAAGCAAACCCCAAAGGGACGTCGTGCCCCCAAGGTCCCCAAGGGGGCAACCCCAAGGTCACTGGGCATCCAAAGTTCCCCTAAAGGCACCGTATCACACAGTGGGGTCCCTCCTGAAGGCACTGCGTGCCCAGGGTCTCCAGGGTCCCCCAATGGGAGTCCCCAGGGTCCCCAAGGTACCCAGGAAGGGCACCACAAGGTCCCTGGAGAGATGCCACATCCCCAGCATTTCCAAGGGACACCACGgtgcccagcccagctctccaaaGTCCCCCCAAAGCCACCACATCCCCAAGGTCCCCAGGGCCTCCAAGGTTCCCCAGTGGGCGCCCCCAAGGTCCCCAAGGTCCCCAAGGAGGCACTGGGACCCCAAGGTCTCCTGGGGAGACCCCACATCCCCAACATTCCCAAGGACACCACGgtccccagcccagctctccaaaGTCCCCCAGAAGCCACCATATCCTCAAGATCCCCCTAAGGCACCACGTCCCCAGGGTCCCCACTGCCCCATAATGGTGTCCCCAAGGAGGCACTGGGACcccaaggtcccctggggaGACCCCATAATCCCAGAGAGACACCACAGTCCCTCCCAGCTCTCCAAAGTCCCCCAGAAACAACCACATCCCCATGGGGTCCCCAGGGTCCCCCACTGGGGTTCCCAGGGTCTCCAAAAAGGCACTGGGACCCCAAGGTCCCCTAGGGAGACACCACATCCCCAAGGTCCCCAGGGCTTTCAAGGTTTCCCAGTGGGAGTCCCCAGGGTCTCCAAAAAGGCACTGGGACcccaaggtcccctggggaGACGCCACATCCCCAACATTCCCAAGGGACACCACGgtccccagcccagctctccaaaGTCCCCCCAAAGCCACCACATCCCCATGGGGTGCCCAGGGTCTCCAGGGTCCCCCACTGGGGTCCCCAGGGTCTCCAAAAAGGCACTGGGACcccaaggtcccctggggaGACACCACATCCCCAGCATTCCCAGACAGACACCAtgctccctcccagctctccaAAGTCCCCCAAAAGCCACCACATCCCCAAGGTCCCCAGGGCCTCCAAGGTTTCCCAGTGGGAGTCCCCAGGGTCCCCAAAAAGGCACTGGGACcccaag gtcccctggggaGACCCCATAA
- the LOC125684047 gene encoding basic salivary proline-rich protein 2-like isoform X2 — protein sequence MGGPKLSSAIPKGCSRIRCVELGPWAAPHKSSTALFPSLHPQKSKPQRDVVPPRSPRGQPQGHWASKVPLKAPYHTVGSLLKALRAQGLQGPPMGVPRVPKVPRKGTTRSLERCHIPSISKGHHGAQPSSPKSPQSHHIPKVPRASKVPQWAPPRSPRSPRRHWDPKVSWGDPTSPTFPRTPRSPAQLSKVPQKPPYPQDPPKAPRPQGPHCPIMVSPRRHWDPKVPWGDPIIPERHHSPSQLSKVPQKQPHPHGVPRVPHWGSQGLQKGTGTPRSPRETPHPQGPQGFQGFPVGVPRVSKKALGPQGPLGRRHIPNIPKGHHGPQPSSPKSPQSHHIPMGCPGSPGSPTGVPRVSKKALGPQGPLGRPHNPRETPQSLPVLPSPPETTTSP from the exons ATGGGTGGCCCcaagctcagctctgccatCCCAAAAGGCTGCTCCCGAATCCGCTGTGTTGAgctggggccatgggcagcaccccataaaagcagcactgctcttttccCAAGCTTGCACCCCCAAAAAAGCAAACCCCAAAGGGACGTCGTGCCCCCAAGGTCCCCAAGGGGGCAACCCCAAGGTCACTGGGCATCCAAAGTTCCCCTAAAGGCACCGTATCACACAGTGGGGTCCCTCCTGAAGGCACTGCGTGCCCAGGGTCTCCAGGGTCCCCCAATGGGAGTCCCCAGGGTCCCCAAGGTACCCAGGAAGGGCACCACAAGGTCCCTGGAGAGATGCCACATCCCCAGCATTTCCAAGGGACACCACGgtgcccagcccagctctccaaaGTCCCCCCAAAGCCACCACATCCCCAAGGTCCCCAGGGCCTCCAAGGTTCCCCAGTGGGCGCCCCCAAGGTCCCCAAGGTCCCCAAGGAGGCACTGGGACCCCAAGGTCTCCTGGGGAGACCCCACATCCCCAACATTCCCAAGGACACCACGgtccccagcccagctctccaaaGTCCCCCAGAAGCCACCATATCCTCAAGATCCCCCTAAGGCACCACGTCCCCAGGGTCCCCACTGCCCCATAATGGTGTCCCCAAGGAGGCACTGGGACcccaaggtcccctggggaGACCCCATAATCCCAGAGAGACACCACAGTCCCTCCCAGCTCTCCAAAGTCCCCCAGAAACAACCACATCCCCATGGGGTCCCCAGGGTCCCCCACTGGGGTTCCCAGGGTCTCCAAAAAGGCACTGGGACCCCAAGGTCCCCTAGGGAGACACCACATCCCCAAGGTCCCCAGGGCTTTCAAGGTTTCCCAGTGGGAGTCCCCAGGGTCTCCAAAAAGGCACTGGGACcccaaggtcccctggggaGACGCCACATCCCCAACATTCCCAAGGGACACCACGgtccccagcccagctctccaaaGTCCCCCCAAAGCCACCACATCCCCATGGGGTGCCCAGGGTCTCCAGGGTCCCCCACTGGGGTCCCCAGGGTCTCCAAAAAGGCACTGGGACcccaag gtcccctggggaGACCCCATAATCCCAGAGAGACACCACAGTCCCTCCCAGTTCTCCCAAGTCCCCCAGAAACAACCACATCCCCATGA